CACAACGACCGTCTCAGCGAATTTATCTCCGAGGCGTTGCCGTTTCTTTCCGAATGACCAGAAGAAGTCCAGTGGTTGAAGAATACCTGCAAATCGCCGAAGGAAGGCATCTTTGAAGGTGCAAGGTTTACCGTCTTTTAGCCGGACGACCTGTAGAGACAGTAATTTTTTTCCGATGCCCTGACCGTTTCTGAAACCGTCTATGAAAAATAGACCGAATGCCCATAAAGCAGCACTGATAAGGGCATAGACGCTGAATGTAACACTCGCTTTCAACATATTAGAGAATCCTGTGTCGAAAAACAAAATTGCTCCCACCGCAAAAAGAAACCCGAAAACCGATTGCGCGGCACCTATGAGTGCGATGTCTATAAAGAGAGCGTATAACCGCTTCATTCGGGGTGCTAATTTGAATTCTTTTCTTGCGATTTTAATAGACCTCATTCTAAGATAGCCTCCTTGCTATTAACATAGAGTACACAAGAAGAAAAAAGGATAGGGAAATTTAGAACACCTCGTAACGCGGTATGTCTATATTTCTTTTTTTAGGCTTTCTGATCTACCATACTTGAGAGAATCCCGAGGATCTTATCGCATTGCGCGATTGTATAGACTGTCATATCAATATGCAGCTTCTGTCCCTCTAATTTAAGGAATTGCCACTCTGTTCCTGTCGTGCTAGCCCCATAAACAGAGGGTATACTGTTCTTTTTCTCGTGATTAAAGTGCTGTGCTGCGATCATCTCAGCAACACATTGTCCAAATCCGAGTTTAGGTTCAGCGTTCTTTGCCTCAACCAGTGTGATGACCGGTGCCTCCAGAAAAAATTGCTCTGGCGACAAACTTATTAAAAAGTCGCATACGCCCGTTAAACCCTTCTCTGCATCGACACTGAAATCAATCCCGGAAAAGAGACTGATGCGGCGATCAAAGTGCTCTCGGAGCTCAAACAAGACATTCGCAACTATCAACTCCGAGCGTGCTTTCTCTGTTCCTATCGCAACGGCTAAAGGAACTTTTTTTTTCAATTCCTCCGTGAAATATGAACTCGGGGTTACGGGTTCTATTCCAGAAAAGAGATCTATAGACCCAATCGTTTGCAATTCAAAAGCTGTTCGCACTGATTCCAAAGTAAAGTTGCTGTAAGCCATCGGATAAACCTCCTAAGTATGAGAAGGCTAAAACACAGACCCCGCGTTCAATACATCATAAAGTTGGCACGGTCACTGCGACTTCGCGTCCACCGGCGTTTGAGGAGTCAATCACGCCTTGAATGATAACGTTTGTGAGCATCACGCCATAAGGATCAATCGGTGACGGTTTACCTTCACGGACGGCATCAACAAAGGCGGTATCTTCTGCGCGGAACACGTCAACCGATTCAAACTCAGTGAACTCCTGATCAAAGATTTCGCCGTCTTTATCGCCATAGACGCGGACCCCTTCCTCTGGTCCTCGGACTTCACCGATACCGAGACGGAGTCCGGCTTTCTTGCCGAGGAAAATCGTACCGCCGAGCGAATCCATGTTCATGCACCAACAGGTCTTGAAGACCATGCGCGCCCCGTTTTCAAAGACGACCCAACCGACTCCAAAATCTTCAACCTCGGTTTCCTTAAGTGCTGGATTCCATGTGTTGTGGAGGCTGAGATAGTTAGAGGTAATGCCAGAGACGGCAACAGGTTTGGGGTGTCCCATCAGATAGAGCGCGGTATCTAAGGCGTAAACGCCGATGTCAGCGGATGCACCCAAACCGGCTGTCGCTTTTACGATAAAACTCCCGCCCGGATTTCCGCGGCGGCGGTCGGCAACGGTTTCGACGTAATAGATGTCGCCTAAAGTGCCAGCATCAACGATTTCTTTTGCTTTAATGACTTGTGCTGAGTATCTGAGTTTGAGTCCGATCATTAGAATTTTATTGTTTTCTTTTGCGGCACGCCACATTGCAGCGGCGGCATTAAGTGTCGCCTCCATCGGCTTTTCGCAGAAGACGTGTTTACCGGCGTTGAGCGCGGCGACAGTCGGGGCGGCATGTACCCCTGTTGGCGTACAGACGTAGACTGCCTCAATCTCGTCCATTTTGAGCATTTCGTTGTAGTCAGAAAATGTGCGTTTGATGCCCCAACGCTCTTTCGCGCGTTCGAGGTTTGCTGGCACGAGGTCGGCGGCGGCGATTATTTCTGCGCCATCAATGTTAGCGATGGTGCCACAATGCGCCTGTGCGATACCACCTGCGCCAATTAAGCCTAATTTAACTGTTCTCATTTTGGTCTCCTCATTAGATATATCTCCTCTTGATTGTATCCTATTTTTCTTTTGCAAGTCAAGGGAAAATTGAATCGCGGATTAGGGGTGGGTATCTGTCTGGATCGCGGAGGACGCGGATTTTTCACACATCTTGTCGTCAGAAGCAGGATTTGCGGGATTATTAGGATTGTGGATAGGAGTTGACGGATAGGGATTAGCGGTGGGTATCTGTCTGAATCACGGATTATCGCGGATTGCGCGGAGGACGCGGATTGGGAGCCTTTTTTGCGAGGTTCGCCTAAGTTTCGTAGGAAGGATATGTTTATAGAAACTTATACCGGAACTTTCGTCGATTTGTGACTCAATGCAGCAAGACACGCACCTAACATATTCTCAACCTCTTGCCGTGTATCATCCCGCAACGGCCCCGAAAGCGCAGCGCGATACAG
The genomic region above belongs to Candidatus Poribacteria bacterium and contains:
- a CDS encoding Gfo/Idh/MocA family oxidoreductase, whose protein sequence is MRTVKLGLIGAGGIAQAHCGTIANIDGAEIIAAADLVPANLERAKERWGIKRTFSDYNEMLKMDEIEAVYVCTPTGVHAAPTVAALNAGKHVFCEKPMEATLNAAAAMWRAAKENNKILMIGLKLRYSAQVIKAKEIVDAGTLGDIYYVETVADRRRGNPGGSFIVKATAGLGASADIGVYALDTALYLMGHPKPVAVSGITSNYLSLHNTWNPALKETEVEDFGVGWVVFENGARMVFKTCWCMNMDSLGGTIFLGKKAGLRLGIGEVRGPEEGVRVYGDKDGEIFDQEFTEFESVDVFRAEDTAFVDAVREGKPSPIDPYGVMLTNVIIQGVIDSSNAGGREVAVTVPTL